Proteins encoded in a region of the Streptococcus sanguinis genome:
- the cas2 gene encoding CRISPR-associated endonuclease Cas2 — translation MTFYNLDSVSKEFARKKTKFCLVIYDIVSNKRRLKLAKLLEGYGTRVQRSCFEVDIEKLNFDLLIKDIRDFYQADEGDNIIVYVGHKEETVVFNPYAGAELLEEILFF, via the coding sequence ATGACTTTTTATAATCTTGATAGTGTCAGCAAGGAATTTGCCAGGAAGAAAACAAAGTTTTGTCTGGTTATTTATGATATCGTAAGTAATAAAAGGCGTTTAAAACTAGCCAAGCTTTTAGAAGGCTATGGTACAAGGGTTCAGCGTTCTTGCTTCGAGGTCGATATAGAAAAGCTGAATTTTGATCTTTTGATAAAAGATATAAGAGACTTTTATCAAGCCGATGAAGGAGACAATATCATCGTATATGTCGGGCATAAAGAAGAAACTGTAGTCTTTAATCCCTATGCTGGCGCTGAGTTGCTGGAAGAGATATTATTCTTTTAA
- the cas6 gene encoding CRISPR-associated endoribonuclease Cas6: protein MKKIRLHLSKVSLKDDDLVCKLQGFLMEKLSDDFASFLHQQETNPYSMNLRSEREESIWTVNLLSEEAEQQILPQLLSLETIKLETYSEEILVKNIEIQSLSSQSLLEVFQGDEASHLISLNFYTPTTFKRQGQFVLFPDTRLIFQSLMQKYSRLVEGKAEIEEETLEFLAEHSQITSYRLKSHYFPIHGRKYPAFEGRVTIRVQGASTLKAYAQMLLRFGEYSGVGAKCSLGMGGMRIEERKT, encoded by the coding sequence GTGAAGAAAATACGATTGCATCTTTCAAAGGTATCTTTGAAGGATGATGACTTAGTCTGTAAACTGCAGGGCTTTCTCATGGAGAAGCTTTCGGATGACTTTGCCTCCTTCCTCCATCAGCAAGAGACCAATCCCTACTCGATGAATCTTCGTTCGGAGCGGGAGGAGTCTATTTGGACGGTAAACTTACTTTCAGAAGAAGCGGAGCAGCAGATATTGCCCCAGTTATTGAGTCTTGAAACGATAAAATTAGAGACTTATTCTGAGGAGATTCTGGTGAAGAATATCGAGATCCAGTCTCTTTCGTCCCAGTCCTTGCTGGAGGTTTTTCAGGGAGATGAGGCTTCGCACTTGATAAGCCTGAACTTCTATACTCCGACGACCTTTAAACGTCAGGGGCAGTTTGTCCTTTTTCCAGATACACGTCTAATCTTTCAGAGCCTCATGCAGAAGTACAGCCGGCTGGTGGAAGGCAAAGCAGAGATAGAGGAGGAAACGCTGGAGTTTTTAGCAGAGCATAGTCAAATCACCAGCTATCGTCTAAAGAGTCATTATTTTCCGATTCATGGACGAAAATACCCCGCCTTTGAGGGCAGGGTAACTATTCGGGTTCAGGGAGCATCTACTTTAAAGGCCTATGCCCAGATGCTTCTGAGATTCGGGGAATATTCTGGAGTCGGAGCTAAATGCAGCTTAGGAATGGGAGGGATGAGAATTGAAGAAAGAAAAACTTGA
- the cas10 gene encoding type III-A CRISPR-associated protein Cas10/Csm1: MKKEKLELIHAALFHNLGRVVSRSHGRPDDIDLGKEWLKEQLPHLNFGGDNRTEKIITLASHIASGSLDENKVSKEKLFKPLADIFNAFKKKEEARYQKFEVLTDESELNIAVNETVDISQDCYKELLNILNEKLQQLPLEEESLPSFFNLWRSLFSKVPLLPGDKELGDLSLAEHSRLTVAFATSIFDYLESQDQYTLLDDESKFYRESAFLLASFDLSGIQDFIYNIASKGAAKQLKARSLYLEFMSENIVDSLLEKLALSRANALYVGGGHAYFVLPNTEATVAVLEQFEIEFNSFLLKHFQTGLYVAFGWAPFAAEQIMKYRYGSVASYLQHYREIYQETSRMISEKKISRYDATTLRELNKGGKQSERECEICHAVGDIKELRIGGEDVQNLCPICRELRGFAAIIHTFNDTENPEREDYYYFQIVEGEEGLPIGPGAVLLAVGEDDIPTSGRLYVKNKFSTNYAAIHVYIGDRQAANIEDYAGLSQKEIEGNEGETRGIKRLAVLRLDVDNLGAAFMAGFSEQAAGSYNTLARSAVFSQQMSLFFKFHINHFAEGKNLTIIYAGGDDVFAIGSWQDVIDFAVDIRQKFIAFTNGKLTLSAGIGLYPDKTPIHLMALDAGHLEEAAKSNGKDSISLFNERYTFTFDDFIDEIYKGKLKDIRRYFSGQKERGINFLYRLVELLQLNDKTMYKGYGPEDDRRMNVARLAYLLARMEDEANKEEKEHFREFKNAFWGWYKRSSKTQREAEFALIYYLYEIRKV; the protein is encoded by the coding sequence TTGAAGAAAGAAAAACTTGAATTAATCCATGCGGCCTTGTTTCACAATCTTGGCCGAGTTGTTAGTCGCTCGCACGGTCGGCCAGATGATATAGATTTGGGAAAAGAATGGTTAAAAGAGCAACTGCCCCATCTTAATTTTGGTGGGGATAACAGAACAGAAAAAATAATCACTTTGGCCAGTCATATTGCCAGTGGCTCATTGGATGAAAACAAAGTTTCAAAAGAGAAGCTTTTCAAACCGCTGGCTGATATATTCAACGCCTTCAAAAAGAAAGAGGAGGCTCGTTATCAGAAGTTTGAAGTCTTGACAGATGAGAGTGAACTCAATATTGCCGTCAACGAAACAGTTGATATTAGTCAGGACTGCTATAAGGAACTGCTGAATATTTTGAATGAAAAACTGCAACAACTTCCCTTAGAGGAAGAAAGCTTGCCTTCCTTTTTCAATCTTTGGAGGAGCTTGTTTTCGAAAGTTCCTCTACTTCCTGGAGACAAGGAGCTGGGAGATCTCTCTCTGGCAGAGCATAGTCGATTAACGGTTGCTTTTGCTACTTCGATTTTTGATTATCTGGAAAGTCAAGACCAATATACTCTACTAGATGATGAATCCAAATTTTATAGAGAATCAGCCTTCTTGCTAGCCAGTTTTGATCTTTCTGGTATTCAGGACTTTATCTACAATATCGCCAGCAAAGGGGCTGCTAAGCAACTCAAGGCTCGCAGTCTTTATCTGGAATTTATGAGTGAAAATATTGTGGATAGTCTCTTGGAGAAGTTGGCGCTATCACGCGCCAATGCCCTTTATGTCGGTGGAGGCCATGCCTATTTCGTTCTACCCAATACAGAAGCTACAGTGGCGGTCTTGGAGCAGTTTGAAATAGAATTTAACAGTTTCCTCCTGAAACATTTTCAGACGGGTCTCTATGTTGCTTTTGGTTGGGCACCATTTGCCGCAGAGCAGATTATGAAATACCGTTATGGCTCGGTTGCTAGTTATCTACAACACTATCGTGAGATCTACCAAGAGACTAGTCGGATGATTTCTGAAAAGAAAATCTCTCGCTACGATGCAACTACCCTGCGAGAGCTCAATAAGGGTGGTAAGCAATCTGAACGAGAGTGTGAAATTTGCCATGCAGTTGGGGATATAAAAGAACTGCGGATAGGTGGCGAGGATGTACAAAATCTTTGTCCTATTTGTCGTGAGCTTAGAGGATTTGCTGCTATAATTCATACTTTTAACGACACTGAAAATCCTGAAAGGGAAGACTATTATTATTTTCAGATTGTAGAGGGAGAAGAAGGACTGCCGATTGGCCCTGGAGCTGTATTGTTGGCTGTGGGTGAAGATGATATTCCCACTTCAGGTCGTTTATATGTGAAAAATAAATTTTCTACGAACTATGCTGCTATTCATGTCTATATCGGAGACCGTCAGGCAGCGAATATCGAAGATTATGCTGGTCTGTCTCAAAAAGAAATCGAAGGAAATGAGGGTGAGACTAGGGGAATTAAGCGTCTGGCTGTTTTGCGTTTGGATGTAGACAATCTAGGTGCGGCCTTTATGGCTGGATTTTCTGAACAAGCAGCTGGAAGTTATAATACTCTTGCTCGCTCTGCTGTATTTTCTCAGCAAATGAGTCTTTTCTTTAAGTTTCATATTAATCATTTTGCAGAAGGTAAGAATTTAACGATTATCTATGCAGGTGGTGATGATGTGTTTGCGATTGGCAGCTGGCAGGATGTTATAGATTTTGCGGTTGATATTAGGCAGAAATTTATTGCTTTTACAAATGGGAAATTGACCTTATCAGCAGGTATCGGGCTTTATCCAGATAAAACCCCGATTCATCTGATGGCTTTGGATGCTGGACATCTTGAAGAGGCCGCTAAGTCCAATGGCAAAGATAGCATTTCTCTTTTCAATGAACGGTACACTTTCACGTTTGATGACTTTATTGATGAGATTTACAAAGGAAAATTAAAGGATATTCGGAGATATTTCTCTGGGCAGAAGGAGCGGGGCATCAATTTTCTCTATCGCTTGGTCGAACTTTTGCAACTTAATGATAAAACGATGTATAAGGGATATGGGCCGGAAGATGATAGAAGGATGAATGTTGCCCGCTTGGCCTATCTATTGGCGCGAATGGAAGATGAAGCTAACAAAGAGGAGAAGGAGCATTTCAGAGAATTTAAAAATGCTTTTTGGGGTTGGTACAAGAGGAGCAGTAAAACACAGAGAGAAGCTGAGTTCGCTCTCATCTACTATCTATATGAGATTAGAAAGGTATAA
- the csm2 gene encoding type III-A CRISPR-associated protein Csm2, which yields MLTDDYVDKADLVIHSLKNSGTYTEGPNKGKIKFKLTSTQIRNLAALTSNLFDESKTKNDIEELREKISYLRIQFVYQSGREPAVEDFVKKAGLLEALTEIQDIPSLQRFCRYMEALIAYFKFNGGRDQ from the coding sequence ATTTTGACGGATGATTATGTTGATAAAGCTGACCTGGTCATTCATAGCTTGAAAAATTCAGGGACATACACAGAAGGGCCAAACAAAGGGAAGATAAAATTCAAATTAACCAGTACACAAATTCGTAATTTAGCAGCCTTGACCAGCAATCTTTTTGACGAAAGTAAAACAAAAAATGATATTGAGGAATTAAGAGAAAAAATTTCCTATTTGAGGATTCAGTTTGTCTACCAATCCGGAAGAGAACCAGCTGTAGAAGATTTTGTTAAAAAAGCAGGTTTATTAGAAGCGTTGACAGAAATTCAAGATATACCTAGTTTACAGCGCTTCTGTCGATATATGGAAGCTTTGATTGCATATTTTAAATTCAATGGAGGAAGAGATCAATGA
- the csm3 gene encoding type III-A CRISPR-associated RAMP protein Csm3, translating to MTYSKVKISGIIELKSGLHIGTSNAFAAIGATNNPIIKDPLTNLPYIPGSTLKGKMRSLLYRTDYNSNTTEKLSKDSLEISRLFGNSETYKIGRLVFRDAFLNNKEELGKRVSTYTEVKFENTINRITAEATPRQVERAIRESEFAFEIIYSIQEKELTEVEKDMEILKAGFELLEWDYLGGSGSRGYGKVCFKNFEVRTVFGEFDEDRIKKALKPFTNDESDGGGSIEIPDSEIK from the coding sequence ATGACCTATTCAAAAGTAAAAATTTCAGGAATTATTGAGCTGAAAAGCGGACTTCATATTGGTACCAGTAATGCCTTCGCAGCTATTGGTGCTACCAATAATCCTATTATCAAAGATCCCCTTACGAATCTTCCCTATATTCCTGGATCTACTTTAAAAGGAAAAATGCGCAGCTTACTTTATCGGACAGACTATAATAGCAACACAACAGAGAAGCTAAGTAAAGATAGTTTGGAAATTAGCCGTCTTTTCGGAAATTCAGAAACTTATAAAATTGGCCGCTTGGTTTTTCGAGATGCCTTTCTAAACAACAAAGAAGAGCTAGGTAAAAGAGTATCTACTTACACAGAAGTTAAGTTTGAAAATACAATCAATCGCATTACAGCTGAAGCAACTCCTCGACAAGTTGAGCGAGCTATTCGTGAAAGTGAATTTGCTTTTGAGATTATCTATTCTATTCAGGAGAAAGAACTCACTGAGGTCGAAAAGGATATGGAAATTCTCAAAGCTGGTTTTGAATTGTTAGAATGGGATTACTTAGGCGGTTCTGGCAGTCGCGGCTATGGTAAAGTGTGTTTTAAAAACTTTGAGGTTAGGACTGTCTTTGGTGAATTTGATGAGGATAGGATTAAAAAAGCCCTGAAACCATTTACTAATGATGAGTCCGATGGTGGAGGAAGTATAGAGATCCCAGATTCAGAAATTAAGTAA
- the csm4 gene encoding type III-A CRISPR-associated RAMP protein Csm4 yields MAYQLYKLDFKSAHFGEGHLDDSVMTFTAARLYSALVLEAIKAGVLDEFENLSRQDEFVLTDAFPYMETPYLPKPIGYPLLDKVNLNEDIIKQREEAKKAKKLAFIKLGDFDCFLSGNSIVSESLATKSVNTKNQPFQDGNLYQVASVHFDKSSLYFIANQSDLLDRLLESLQFSGIGGKRSSGYGGFTLDKTVQQPLDFFKRLTVQYTGKVMALTTSLPVDSELKLAMNEGRYLLKKSSGFAFSEETESNYRKQNLYTFKAGSTFSKTYNGQICDVKPSDEFPHSVWHYTKPLFYILEESK; encoded by the coding sequence ATGGCCTATCAACTCTATAAATTAGATTTTAAGTCTGCTCATTTTGGAGAAGGTCATTTGGATGATTCGGTCATGACTTTCACGGCAGCTCGTCTTTACTCTGCCTTAGTGCTTGAAGCTATTAAGGCGGGGGTCTTAGATGAGTTTGAGAATTTATCTCGACAGGATGAGTTTGTATTGACTGATGCTTTCCCCTATATGGAAACCCCTTATCTCCCTAAGCCAATCGGCTATCCATTGTTGGATAAAGTCAACCTAAATGAAGATATTATCAAACAGCGGGAAGAAGCAAAAAAAGCAAAAAAATTAGCTTTTATTAAGTTGGGGGATTTTGACTGCTTTCTATCTGGAAATAGTATCGTTAGTGAATCTCTGGCAACAAAATCAGTTAACACAAAAAACCAGCCCTTCCAAGACGGGAATCTTTATCAAGTTGCTTCAGTTCACTTTGACAAAAGCAGTCTGTATTTCATCGCCAATCAATCTGATTTGTTGGATCGTTTATTGGAAAGTCTTCAGTTTAGTGGTATCGGAGGCAAGCGCAGCAGTGGTTACGGTGGTTTTACTCTGGATAAAACAGTTCAACAACCGCTTGATTTTTTTAAAAGATTAACTGTTCAATATACAGGGAAAGTAATGGCTTTGACGACTTCTTTGCCGGTAGATAGTGAATTGAAACTCGCAATGAATGAGGGAAGATACTTACTGAAAAAGTCAAGTGGCTTTGCATTTAGTGAGGAGACGGAGTCTAATTATCGCAAGCAGAATCTTTACACTTTTAAGGCAGGTTCAACCTTTTCCAAAACTTATAATGGGCAAATCTGTGATGTCAAGCCAAGTGATGAGTTTCCTCATTCAGTCTGGCATTATACTAAACCCTTATTCTATATATTGGAGGAATCCAAATGA
- the csm5 gene encoding type III-A CRISPR-associated RAMP protein Csm5, giving the protein MKTKYRKFKLTLWTLGPVHIGSGQLHTAREYILEGDEYYFPDMTLLYDELIKQGIDEKFQKFLIDSDNKTNRISDFLAEHGITKRDFGGYRLKATGLENPKEENATRNQETTNLGEINGVHQFMRDCYGNPYIPGSSLKGAIRTILMNTHWHSMNFKKKNKKGKIIENKKAIPWGPTRRQRHEKIKPFDDIFNEIRVSDSQPLTNDDLILVQKWDFTPDKDTKPHSLSIYREALRPGTKLEFEIIAALGFEGGRAGELISSLGEYAQKFYFGMTEDEGYEGYKDFFLKKFPNHLIQNNLSYPLYLGGGSGAWTKTVFRQADGEVQKRHKKMSERGALKLTKAPQQVIKTTKGEKSLINNAQNFYEMGKTCFTITEVGTR; this is encoded by the coding sequence ATGAAGACAAAATATAGGAAATTCAAGCTGACTCTGTGGACTTTGGGACCAGTGCATATCGGGAGTGGTCAGCTTCATACTGCTCGTGAGTATATTCTTGAAGGGGATGAATATTATTTTCCAGATATGACTCTGCTTTATGACGAACTTATCAAACAAGGTATTGATGAAAAATTCCAAAAGTTCTTAATTGATTCGGATAATAAAACCAATCGAATAAGCGATTTTCTGGCTGAGCATGGCATAACAAAACGTGATTTTGGGGGCTATAGACTTAAAGCAACAGGGCTTGAAAATCCTAAAGAAGAGAATGCAACTCGAAATCAGGAAACGACAAATCTAGGAGAAATAAATGGCGTTCATCAATTTATGAGAGATTGTTACGGTAACCCTTATATCCCTGGCAGCTCTCTTAAAGGTGCTATTCGCACTATTTTGATGAATACGCATTGGCACTCAATGAATTTTAAGAAGAAAAATAAAAAAGGCAAAATCATTGAAAATAAGAAAGCGATTCCTTGGGGACCAACTAGACGACAGAGACATGAAAAAATAAAACCTTTTGATGATATTTTTAATGAAATTCGTGTCTCAGACAGTCAGCCTCTGACAAATGATGATTTAATTCTTGTTCAAAAGTGGGATTTCACTCCAGATAAAGATACAAAACCACATTCACTAAGTATCTATCGTGAAGCTCTGAGACCTGGAACCAAGCTGGAATTTGAAATTATTGCCGCTTTAGGTTTCGAAGGTGGAAGAGCTGGTGAGCTCATTTCTTCTCTTGGGGAATATGCACAAAAATTTTACTTTGGAATGACAGAAGATGAAGGCTATGAAGGATATAAAGATTTCTTTCTAAAAAAATTTCCTAATCATTTAATTCAAAACAATCTATCCTATCCCCTCTATCTAGGTGGTGGTAGCGGCGCTTGGACCAAAACAGTATTTAGGCAAGCGGATGGCGAAGTTCAAAAACGACATAAGAAAATGTCTGAACGAGGAGCTCTAAAATTGACAAAGGCGCCCCAGCAAGTTATAAAAACTACTAAAGGTGAAAAAAGTTTGATAAATAATGCTCAAAATTTCTATGAAATGGGCAAAACCTGTTTTACGATTACGGAGGTAGGTACAAGATGA
- the csm6 gene encoding type III-A CRISPR-associated CARF protein Csm6, translating to MKTLITFISQYDPIGVKFKHPTKKDETGREKTDNFRRALSIGDIHTYEHDGYQQEISDGPALVIIKDELPDKLIVIYSDEMKVKQENFERTVKTVYRKKAVQIPVIQNEYVTEGVHEFEAMYKFVEKILDREDMSNGDYILNITSGTAQCQAAMYFINFIKDYHTRLARVDSPNGKKTNRSNQGAPYFEEVVLDDLLKKQTAEKEDERKPEIETGEKLKNNLLQRTYKDFILKYEYKAALDILKGNPDIISDKQDQEKSKNILESMISVFQKQRVLEEIVADDNLQYGDTDEFQKVLNYYLMIDILNRRGQVTDVLVKAKSFAEFILKSVIERRHSDLELIKKNKRINIFDMIKILNHYHEYSKFETPISKIIAVNKQRNDVAHGLVVISVEQEELDELVKGLKELVIAAYFDMNASLYQKYFDYYDIKNQDLISCLK from the coding sequence ATGAAGACATTAATCACATTTATTAGTCAGTATGATCCGATTGGTGTAAAATTTAAACATCCTACAAAAAAAGATGAAACGGGTCGAGAAAAAACGGACAATTTTCGAAGAGCCTTGTCTATAGGGGACATTCATACATATGAGCATGATGGATACCAACAGGAAATTTCAGATGGTCCTGCACTCGTAATTATTAAAGATGAATTACCTGACAAGCTTATTGTTATATATAGTGATGAGATGAAGGTAAAGCAGGAAAACTTTGAAAGGACTGTTAAAACTGTTTATAGAAAAAAAGCAGTCCAAATCCCTGTGATTCAAAATGAGTATGTAACAGAGGGTGTTCATGAATTTGAAGCAATGTATAAATTTGTAGAAAAAATCCTTGATAGAGAAGATATGTCCAACGGAGATTATATTTTAAATATTACAAGTGGTACTGCTCAATGCCAGGCTGCCATGTACTTTATCAATTTTATCAAGGATTATCATACAAGACTTGCTCGGGTAGATTCTCCAAATGGGAAGAAAACAAATAGGTCTAATCAGGGCGCTCCTTATTTTGAAGAAGTTGTTTTAGATGATTTATTGAAAAAACAAACAGCAGAAAAGGAAGATGAGCGTAAACCAGAAATTGAAACAGGCGAAAAGTTAAAAAACAATTTATTGCAACGGACCTATAAAGATTTCATTTTGAAGTATGAATACAAAGCAGCATTAGATATCTTAAAGGGAAATCCCGATATCATTTCTGATAAACAAGATCAAGAAAAATCAAAAAATATATTAGAAAGCATGATTAGTGTTTTTCAAAAACAGAGAGTTCTTGAAGAGATTGTAGCTGATGATAATTTGCAATATGGTGACACAGATGAGTTTCAAAAAGTGTTAAATTATTATCTGATGATTGATATTCTAAACCGTAGAGGTCAAGTGACTGATGTGCTAGTCAAGGCAAAATCCTTTGCGGAGTTTATCTTAAAATCTGTGATTGAAAGAAGACATTCAGATTTAGAACTAATTAAAAAGAATAAGAGAATTAATATTTTTGATATGATTAAAATTCTCAACCATTATCATGAATATTCTAAATTTGAAACTCCAATTTCAAAAATTATAGCTGTAAATAAGCAAAGGAATGACGTTGCTCACGGACTGGTTGTGATTTCAGTGGAGCAAGAGGAATTGGACGAATTGGTGAAGGGGTTGAAAGAGCTCGTCATTGCTGCATATTTTGATATGAATGCCTCTTTATATCAGAAATATTTTGATTATTATGATATAAAGAATCAAGATTTAATCAGCTGTCTTAAATAG
- a CDS encoding LysR family transcriptional regulator, with protein MRIQQLHYIIKIVETGSMNEAAKQLFITQPSLSNAVRDLENEMGIEIFIRNPKGITLTKDGMEFLSYARQVVEQTQLLEERYKNPVAHRELFSVSAQHYAFVVNAFVSLLKKSDMEKYELFLRETRTWEIIDDVKNFRSEIGVLFLNSYNRDVLSKMLDDNHLIATHLFTAQPHIFVSKSNPLAKKKLVQLSDLENFPYLSYDQGTHNSFYFSEEILSQEHHKKSIVVSDRATLFNLLIGLDGYTIATGILNSNLNGDNIVSIPLDIDDPIELVYIQHEKASLSKMGERFIEYLIEEVKFDK; from the coding sequence ATGAGAATTCAACAGTTACACTATATTATCAAAATCGTCGAGACTGGCAGTATGAACGAAGCTGCCAAGCAGCTTTTCATTACTCAGCCTAGTTTGTCCAATGCTGTGCGGGATTTGGAAAATGAAATGGGCATCGAGATTTTTATTCGCAATCCCAAAGGAATTACCTTGACCAAGGACGGCATGGAGTTTCTTTCTTATGCTCGGCAGGTAGTTGAGCAGACGCAACTTCTAGAGGAGCGATACAAAAACCCCGTCGCCCACCGTGAACTTTTCAGCGTTTCTGCCCAGCACTATGCCTTTGTGGTCAATGCCTTTGTCTCCCTTCTTAAAAAAAGCGATATGGAGAAATACGAGCTCTTTTTGCGGGAAACTCGGACTTGGGAAATTATTGACGACGTAAAAAACTTCCGCAGCGAAATCGGCGTCCTCTTTCTCAATAGCTACAACCGCGATGTCCTATCCAAGATGCTGGATGACAATCACCTGATTGCTACTCATCTCTTTACAGCTCAGCCCCATATCTTTGTCAGCAAGTCCAATCCGCTGGCCAAGAAAAAGCTGGTTCAATTATCTGATTTAGAAAACTTCCCCTATCTCAGCTACGACCAAGGGACCCACAACTCCTTCTACTTTTCTGAGGAAATTCTCTCTCAGGAACACCATAAAAAATCCATCGTGGTCAGCGATCGTGCGACCCTCTTTAACCTTTTGATCGGTTTGGACGGCTACACAATTGCAACTGGTATTCTCAACAGCAACCTCAATGGTGATAACATTGTCTCTATCCCACTGGACATTGATGATCCGATTGAACTGGTCTACATCCAGCACGAAAAAGCCAGCCTGTCTAAGATGGGAGAACGCTTCATTGAGTATCTGATTGAGGAAGTGAAGTTTGATAAATAA
- a CDS encoding dihydroorotate dehydrogenase electron transfer subunit, giving the protein MVSDSCKKRFGKIMLEQMELLEQVKIAPNIFSMTLKGQMVSQMQAGQFLHIRVPDDSKLLRRPISIAEIDRDNLTCRIIYRIEGGGTAIFSQLLVGSFLDVMGPQGNGFDLSPVREGERALIIGGGIGVPPLLEVAKELHAKGTQVTAVLGFADKSAVILEEEMKEYAEVIVTTDNGSYGCQGYVSAVVDELSQDYAAVYSCGAPAMLQYVDRKFQDHPHAYLSMESRMACGMGACYACVVHVAGQDESVNKRVCEDGPVFETGTIIV; this is encoded by the coding sequence ATGGTTAGTGACAGTTGTAAAAAGAGATTTGGAAAGATTATGCTCGAGCAGATGGAGCTGTTGGAGCAAGTCAAAATTGCACCTAATATTTTTTCTATGACTCTAAAGGGGCAAATGGTCAGCCAGATGCAGGCTGGGCAGTTTTTACATATTCGGGTACCAGATGACAGCAAGCTTTTGCGCCGGCCTATCTCGATTGCAGAGATTGACCGAGACAATCTGACTTGTCGCATCATCTATCGGATAGAAGGCGGCGGGACGGCTATTTTTTCTCAACTGCTAGTTGGATCTTTTCTTGATGTTATGGGGCCTCAGGGCAATGGCTTTGATTTGAGTCCTGTAAGGGAAGGTGAGCGAGCTTTGATTATCGGTGGTGGGATTGGTGTCCCTCCTCTGCTTGAGGTTGCTAAAGAATTGCATGCCAAGGGAACTCAAGTGACTGCTGTTCTGGGATTTGCTGATAAATCTGCTGTCATTTTAGAGGAAGAAATGAAAGAATACGCCGAGGTCATTGTTACAACGGATAACGGCTCTTATGGCTGCCAGGGCTATGTATCAGCCGTTGTGGATGAGTTGTCCCAAGACTATGCGGCTGTTTATTCCTGTGGTGCGCCAGCTATGCTTCAGTATGTGGATCGTAAGTTTCAGGACCATCCGCATGCTTATCTCTCCATGGAGTCTCGTATGGCTTGTGGCATGGGCGCCTGCTATGCATGCGTAGTTCATGTTGCAGGTCAGGACGAGTCAGTCAATAAGCGCGTTTGTGAAGACGGTCCGGTCTTTGAGACGGGCACGATTATTGTTTAG
- a CDS encoding dihydroorotate dehydrogenase gives MSDQCLRVSLPGLDLKNPIIPASGCFGFGQEYAKYYDLDLLGSIMIKATTLDPRFGNPTPRVAETPAGMLNAIGLQNPGVEVVLAEKLPWLQKHYPYLPIIANVAGFSNQEYAAVAGKISQASNVKAIELNISCPNVDHGNAGLLIGQVPELAYEATKAAVDASAVPVYVKLTPSVADITQVAKAVEDAGAAGFTMINTLVGMRFDLKSRKPIIANGTGGMSGLAVFPVALKLIRQVAQASKLPIIGMGGVDSAEAALEMFIAGASAIGVGTANFTDPYACPTIIEDLPKAMDKYGIESLETLRKEVRENLL, from the coding sequence ATGAGTGACCAATGTTTAAGAGTTTCTTTGCCAGGCTTGGACCTGAAAAATCCAATTATTCCAGCATCTGGCTGTTTTGGCTTCGGTCAGGAATATGCCAAATACTATGACCTAGACTTGCTAGGCTCTATCATGATAAAGGCTACGACTTTGGACCCCCGCTTTGGCAATCCAACTCCGCGTGTGGCAGAAACGCCAGCTGGTATGCTCAATGCCATTGGCCTGCAAAATCCAGGTGTTGAGGTTGTTCTAGCTGAAAAACTGCCCTGGCTGCAAAAGCATTATCCCTACCTTCCAATCATCGCTAATGTAGCGGGCTTTTCCAATCAAGAATATGCCGCAGTGGCTGGAAAAATTTCTCAAGCCTCTAATGTCAAGGCTATTGAGCTAAATATCTCCTGTCCTAATGTAGACCATGGCAATGCTGGATTGTTGATTGGTCAAGTTCCGGAGTTGGCTTACGAAGCAACCAAGGCAGCGGTAGATGCTTCTGCTGTACCAGTCTATGTCAAATTGACTCCGAGTGTGGCAGACATCACTCAGGTAGCTAAGGCTGTTGAAGACGCTGGTGCTGCTGGTTTTACCATGATTAATACCTTAGTAGGTATGCGGTTTGACTTGAAGTCGCGCAAGCCTATTATCGCTAATGGTACAGGCGGTATGTCGGGCCTGGCTGTCTTTCCGGTAGCGCTCAAGCTAATCCGTCAAGTGGCGCAAGCAAGTAAACTTCCTATTATTGGTATGGGGGGAGTTGATTCTGCGGAGGCTGCTCTGGAGATGTTTATAGCAGGTGCTTCAGCCATTGGGGTAGGGACTGCCAATTTCACGGATCCTTATGCCTGCCCAACCATCATTGAAGATCTGCCTAAGGCTATGGATAAATACGGCATCGAAAGTCTTGAAACTTTACGAAAAGAAGTTCGAGAGAATTTGCTTTAA